In one window of Synchiropus splendidus isolate RoL2022-P1 chromosome 15, RoL_Sspl_1.0, whole genome shotgun sequence DNA:
- the bcan gene encoding brevican core protein isoform X1, producing the protein MEISRRVDLSVFSWSRDGFFHLDCFSTSPPTSLSSSFLLLPLLLLLPLLFITSRLRSSGFSYLSVSSGERHEVQCPLPTDPIRCTLRIRSLSNGMMILALLRPDGSSQLQVQISGDSPGAVVLGGNLTLTCQVSVAHPPANGRHAVLSQARVKWSFLSQNLETDILVMRGEQVKISDVYKGRVSLLDHVDSPGNRTLRLEVLRPNDSGVYRCQVQQGLEDADDVMQVKVKGVVFHYRGASSRYSFTFLQARRACEEIGAQMASPDQVLAAYHGGYEQCDAGWLSDQSVRYPIQTPREGCFGDMNGLPGVRNYGMMDPNELFDVYCYVEDIAGTVFHGSIPQRFTFLEAKTFCHSQGAQLATPAQLHVAWNEGLNHCSPGWLADRSVRYPIVMPRERCGGGEPGVRTVYRFSNQTVFPEENSRHDTYCFRGDLGLYTHSPHGQATTEPGDISPDSNSLETSLDHHQVETLEPLENHGSAFLGSVDAETWSQEPELINQYPGSEVHSGSDDPSEIQRVFRRTDAHGWVSQLSEEVLQEATHPGLNAETHRVKQSSLSTQAPETGPAAPDGSTVPAGGTFQMSSPSDDPHDEDQPVLTERRGQLSKYLLAIVPPSPEVTTILSASHSGSGAGPLLDPLHLSAAPAGSAGEGSGSGQNPHVKPMFDTTFNPEPATELVMKGTLIRQPTSTPDHGAPHESRSNGDVSTDPPITRDEAVTSSFTEGSSAESSNDFTRTSTVLSQVSCVTSDLHPNVSPTAAAADEERKGLMAVCDLEMESLSPERNRTMSVSPGSQFLLAQVPSAPLWSADLCLDSPCLNGGTCVAEEPTRCVCLPGYKGDVCQTDVDQCELGWEKFHSHCYRHFVQRQSWETAERHCRLFGSHLISLMSPEEQDFINDRYQEYQWIGLNDRTIEGDFRWSDGNPLLYENWYHGQPDSYFLSGEDCAVMVWHDGGRWSDVPCNYHLSYTCKRSSSSCGDPPEVPHARLFGTRMQHYEINTRVRYYCMDGFQQKLDPVIRCLPGGQWEEPQVTCIPVSPSPEHSLSPTSSSPPGPHQIPEEAADLFRIIDQ; encoded by the exons atGGAAATTTCACGCCGAGTAGATTTAAGTGTATTCTCATGGAGCAGAGATGGATTTTTCCATCTTGATTGTTTCTCAACATCCCCTCctacctccctctcctcctccttcctcctcctccctctcctcctcctcctccctctcctcttcatcacctcccgACTCAGAAGCTCAGGATTTTCATACTTAAGCGTAAGTTCTGGAGAACGACATGAG GTACAATGCCCCCTCCCCACAGACCCTATCAGATGTACCCTTCGCATCAGGTCACTCTCAAATGGAATGATGATTCTGGCATTACTCCGTCCAGATGGGTCTAGTCAGCTGCAGGTCCAGATCTCTGGAGACTCTCCAGGAGCAGTGGTCCTCGGTGGGAACTTGACGTTGACCTGCCAGGTGTCAGTGGCCCACCCACCTGCAAATGGCCGTCATGCGGTGCTCTCCCAGGCACGGGTCAAGTGGAGCTTCCTGAGCCAAAATCTAGAGACAGATATCCTGGTGATGCGAGGGGAGCAGGTGAAGATCAGCGACGTGTACAAGGGCAGAGTCTCGCTGCTGGACCACGTTGACTCTCCTGGCAACAGAACCCTGCGACTTGAGGTGCTGAGACCGAATGACTCGGGGGTCTACCGCTGCCAGGTGCAACAGGGTTTGGAAGATGCTGATGACGTCATGCAggtcaaggtcaaag GGGTGGTCTTCCACTACCGAGGCGCCTCCAGCCGCTATAGCTTCACCTTCCTGCAGGCCAGGAGAGCCTGTGAGGAGATCGGTGCTCAGATGGCAAGTCCAGATCAGGTTCTGGCAGCCTACCACGGTGGCTATGAGCAGTGTGACGCAGGCTGGCTTTCCGACCAATCTGTGAG GTATCCGATCCAAACACCTAGAGAGGGATGTTTCGGAGACATGAATGGACTCCCAGGTGTGAGGAACTATGGCATGATGGACCCCAATGAGTTGTTTGACGTCTATTGTTATGTGGAGGACATCGCAG GTACAGTCTTTCATGGCTCCATCCCTCAGCGCTTTACATTCCTGGAGGCCAAGACCTTCTGTCACAGTCAGGGGGCTCAGCTGGCCACCCCTGCACAGCTGCATGTGGCCTGGAACGAGGGACTGAACCACTGCAGCCCAGGCTGGCTGGCTGACCGCAGCGTGCGTTATCCAATTGTCATGCCCAGGGAGCGCTGCGGAGGCGGCGAGCCTGGGGTCCGGACGGTGTATCGCTTCAGCAACCAGACCGTCTTTCCAGAGGAAAACTCCAGACATGACACCTACTGCTTCAGAG GTGACCTGGGCCTCTATACCCATTCCCCTCATGGCCAGGCTACCACTGAGCCTGGGGACATTAGCCCAGACTCGAACAGCCTGGAAACCAGTCTAGACCACCATCAGGTCGAGACCTTGGAGCCCCTGGAGAATCATGGTTCTGCATTCCTAGGTTCAGTTGATGCTGAAACTTGGTCCCAGGAACCAGAACTCATAAACCAAtatcctggatctgaggttcatTCTGGATCTGATGATCCTTCAGAGATTCAGAGAGTCTTCAGGAGAACAGATGCTCATGGATGGGTGAGCCAGCTCAGTGAGGAAGTCCTGCAGGAGGCAACACATCCAGGACTCAATGCAGAGACTCACCGGGTAAAACAGTCTTCATTGTCAACTCAAGCGCCAGAAACGGGGCCAGCGGCCCCTGATGGGTCCACAGTGCCAG CAGGTGGCACCTTTCAAATGTCATCTCCGTCTGATGACCCACATGATGAGGACCAGCCGGTCCTCACTGAGCGGAGAGGACAACTCAGCAAGTATCTCCTCGCCATTGTGCCCCCTTCCCCAGAAGTCACCACCATTTTGTCGGCCAGCCATTCAGGATCTGGGGCTGGACCACTATTGGACCCGTTGCATCTGTCAGCAGCACCTGCAGGGAGCGCGGGTGAAGGGTCCGGGTCCGGTCAAAACCCCCATGTGAAGCCAATGTTTGATACGACCTTCAACCCTGAACCTGCCACCGAATTAGTGATGAAGGGCACCCTGATCCGGCAACCGACTTCCACCCCGGACCATGGAGCACCACATGAGTCCCGGTCCAATGGAGACGTCAGCACTGACCCACCAATAACCAGGGATGAGGCCGTCACCAGCAGCTTCACTG AAGGATCATCAGCAGAGTCCAGCAATGATTTCACCCGGACCTCCACCGTCCTCTCACAGGTTTCgtgtgtgacctctgacctccacccCAATGTCTCAcccactgcagcagctgcagatgaggagaggaaaggTTTGATGGCTGTGTGTGACTTGGAGATGGAAAGTTTGTCTCCAGAAAGAAATAGAACAATGAGTGTGTCTCCAGGGTCCCAGTTCTTGCTGGCACAGgttccttctgctcctctgtggTCTGCAGACTTGTGTCTGGACAGCCCTTGTCTGAATGGTGGAACATGTGTTGCTGAAGAGCCAACCAGGTGTGTCTGTCTGCCAGGGTACAAGGGCGACGTCTGCCAGACAG ATGTGGACCAGTGTGAGTTGGGCTGGGAGAAATTCCACAGCCACTGCTATCGCCACTTTGTCCAGCGTCAGAGTTGGGAGACGGCAGAGCGGCACTGTCGTCTCTTCGGGAGTCACCTGATCTCTCTGATGAGCCCAGAGGAGCAGGACTTCATCAATG ACCGGTACCAGGAGTACCAGTGGATCGGACTCAACGACAGAACCATCGAAGGGGACTTCCGCTGGTCTGATGGGAATCCCTTG CTCTATGAAAACTGGTACCACGGCCAGCCGgacagctacttcctgtctggtgAGGACTGTGCCGTGATGGTGTGGCACGACGGCGGCCGGTGGAGTGATGTGCCCTGTAATTACCATCTGTCCTACACCTGCAAGAGGTCCAGCT CTTCCTGCGGCGACCCTCCCGAGGTTCCACACGCCCGGTTATTTGGCACAAGGATGCAACATTATGAGATCAACACCCGGGTGCGCTACTACTGCATGGACGGTTTCCAGCAAAAACTGGACCCTGTGATCCGCTGCTTACCTGGGGGTCAGTGGGAGGAGCCACAGGTCACCTGCATCCCAG TGTCTCCCAGCCCGGAGCATAGCCTCTCGCCgacttcctcttcacctcctggcCCTCACCAGATCCCAGAGGAAGCGGCTGACTTGTTCAGGATCATCGACCAATAG
- the bcan gene encoding brevican core protein isoform X3: protein MEISRRVDLSVFSWSRDGFFHLDCFSTSPPTSLSSSFLLLPLLLLLPLLFITSRLRSSGFSYLSVSSGERHEVQCPLPTDPIRCTLRIRSLSNGMMILALLRPDGSSQLQVQISGDSPGAVVLGGNLTLTCQVSVAHPPANGRHAVLSQARVKWSFLSQNLETDILVMRGEQVKISDVYKGRVSLLDHVDSPGNRTLRLEVLRPNDSGVYRCQVQQGLEDADDVMQVKVKGVVFHYRGASSRYSFTFLQARRACEEIGAQMASPDQVLAAYHGGYEQCDAGWLSDQSVRYPIQTPREGCFGDMNGLPGVRNYGMMDPNELFDVYCYVEDIAGTVFHGSIPQRFTFLEAKTFCHSQGAQLATPAQLHVAWNEGLNHCSPGWLADRSVRYPIVMPRERCGGGEPGVRTVYRFSNQTVFPEENSRHDTYCFRGDLGLYTHSPHGQATTEPGDISPDSNSLETSLDHHQVETLEPLENHGSAFLGSVDAETWSQEPELINQYPGSEVHSGSDDPSEIQRVFRRTDAHGWVSQLSEEVLQEATHPGLNAETHRVKQSSLSTQAPETGPAAPDGSTVPGGTFQMSSPSDDPHDEDQPVLTERRGQLSKYLLAIVPPSPEVTTILSASHSGSGAGPLLDPLHLSAAPAGSAGEGSGSGQNPHVKPMFDTTFNPEPATELVMKGTLIRQPTSTPDHGAPHESRSNGDVSTDPPITRDEAVTSSFTEGSSAESSNDFTRTSTVLSQVSCVTSDLHPNVSPTAAAADEERKGLMAVCDLEMESLSPERNRTMSVSPGSQFLLAQVPSAPLWSADLCLDSPCLNGGTCVAEEPTRCVCLPGYKGDVCQTDVDQCELGWEKFHSHCYRHFVQRQSWETAERHCRLFGSHLISLMSPEEQDFINDRYQEYQWIGLNDRTIEGDFRWSDGNPLLYENWYHGQPDSYFLSGEDCAVMVWHDGGRWSDVPCNYHLSYTCKRSSSSCGDPPEVPHARLFGTRMQHYEINTRVRYYCMDGFQQKLDPVIRCLPGGQWEEPQVTCIPVSPSPEHSLSPTSSSPPGPHQIPEEAADLFRIIDQ, encoded by the exons atGGAAATTTCACGCCGAGTAGATTTAAGTGTATTCTCATGGAGCAGAGATGGATTTTTCCATCTTGATTGTTTCTCAACATCCCCTCctacctccctctcctcctccttcctcctcctccctctcctcctcctcctccctctcctcttcatcacctcccgACTCAGAAGCTCAGGATTTTCATACTTAAGCGTAAGTTCTGGAGAACGACATGAG GTACAATGCCCCCTCCCCACAGACCCTATCAGATGTACCCTTCGCATCAGGTCACTCTCAAATGGAATGATGATTCTGGCATTACTCCGTCCAGATGGGTCTAGTCAGCTGCAGGTCCAGATCTCTGGAGACTCTCCAGGAGCAGTGGTCCTCGGTGGGAACTTGACGTTGACCTGCCAGGTGTCAGTGGCCCACCCACCTGCAAATGGCCGTCATGCGGTGCTCTCCCAGGCACGGGTCAAGTGGAGCTTCCTGAGCCAAAATCTAGAGACAGATATCCTGGTGATGCGAGGGGAGCAGGTGAAGATCAGCGACGTGTACAAGGGCAGAGTCTCGCTGCTGGACCACGTTGACTCTCCTGGCAACAGAACCCTGCGACTTGAGGTGCTGAGACCGAATGACTCGGGGGTCTACCGCTGCCAGGTGCAACAGGGTTTGGAAGATGCTGATGACGTCATGCAggtcaaggtcaaag GGGTGGTCTTCCACTACCGAGGCGCCTCCAGCCGCTATAGCTTCACCTTCCTGCAGGCCAGGAGAGCCTGTGAGGAGATCGGTGCTCAGATGGCAAGTCCAGATCAGGTTCTGGCAGCCTACCACGGTGGCTATGAGCAGTGTGACGCAGGCTGGCTTTCCGACCAATCTGTGAG GTATCCGATCCAAACACCTAGAGAGGGATGTTTCGGAGACATGAATGGACTCCCAGGTGTGAGGAACTATGGCATGATGGACCCCAATGAGTTGTTTGACGTCTATTGTTATGTGGAGGACATCGCAG GTACAGTCTTTCATGGCTCCATCCCTCAGCGCTTTACATTCCTGGAGGCCAAGACCTTCTGTCACAGTCAGGGGGCTCAGCTGGCCACCCCTGCACAGCTGCATGTGGCCTGGAACGAGGGACTGAACCACTGCAGCCCAGGCTGGCTGGCTGACCGCAGCGTGCGTTATCCAATTGTCATGCCCAGGGAGCGCTGCGGAGGCGGCGAGCCTGGGGTCCGGACGGTGTATCGCTTCAGCAACCAGACCGTCTTTCCAGAGGAAAACTCCAGACATGACACCTACTGCTTCAGAG GTGACCTGGGCCTCTATACCCATTCCCCTCATGGCCAGGCTACCACTGAGCCTGGGGACATTAGCCCAGACTCGAACAGCCTGGAAACCAGTCTAGACCACCATCAGGTCGAGACCTTGGAGCCCCTGGAGAATCATGGTTCTGCATTCCTAGGTTCAGTTGATGCTGAAACTTGGTCCCAGGAACCAGAACTCATAAACCAAtatcctggatctgaggttcatTCTGGATCTGATGATCCTTCAGAGATTCAGAGAGTCTTCAGGAGAACAGATGCTCATGGATGGGTGAGCCAGCTCAGTGAGGAAGTCCTGCAGGAGGCAACACATCCAGGACTCAATGCAGAGACTCACCGGGTAAAACAGTCTTCATTGTCAACTCAAGCGCCAGAAACGGGGCCAGCGGCCCCTGATGGGTCCACAGTGCCAG GTGGCACCTTTCAAATGTCATCTCCGTCTGATGACCCACATGATGAGGACCAGCCGGTCCTCACTGAGCGGAGAGGACAACTCAGCAAGTATCTCCTCGCCATTGTGCCCCCTTCCCCAGAAGTCACCACCATTTTGTCGGCCAGCCATTCAGGATCTGGGGCTGGACCACTATTGGACCCGTTGCATCTGTCAGCAGCACCTGCAGGGAGCGCGGGTGAAGGGTCCGGGTCCGGTCAAAACCCCCATGTGAAGCCAATGTTTGATACGACCTTCAACCCTGAACCTGCCACCGAATTAGTGATGAAGGGCACCCTGATCCGGCAACCGACTTCCACCCCGGACCATGGAGCACCACATGAGTCCCGGTCCAATGGAGACGTCAGCACTGACCCACCAATAACCAGGGATGAGGCCGTCACCAGCAGCTTCACTG AAGGATCATCAGCAGAGTCCAGCAATGATTTCACCCGGACCTCCACCGTCCTCTCACAGGTTTCgtgtgtgacctctgacctccacccCAATGTCTCAcccactgcagcagctgcagatgaggagaggaaaggTTTGATGGCTGTGTGTGACTTGGAGATGGAAAGTTTGTCTCCAGAAAGAAATAGAACAATGAGTGTGTCTCCAGGGTCCCAGTTCTTGCTGGCACAGgttccttctgctcctctgtggTCTGCAGACTTGTGTCTGGACAGCCCTTGTCTGAATGGTGGAACATGTGTTGCTGAAGAGCCAACCAGGTGTGTCTGTCTGCCAGGGTACAAGGGCGACGTCTGCCAGACAG ATGTGGACCAGTGTGAGTTGGGCTGGGAGAAATTCCACAGCCACTGCTATCGCCACTTTGTCCAGCGTCAGAGTTGGGAGACGGCAGAGCGGCACTGTCGTCTCTTCGGGAGTCACCTGATCTCTCTGATGAGCCCAGAGGAGCAGGACTTCATCAATG ACCGGTACCAGGAGTACCAGTGGATCGGACTCAACGACAGAACCATCGAAGGGGACTTCCGCTGGTCTGATGGGAATCCCTTG CTCTATGAAAACTGGTACCACGGCCAGCCGgacagctacttcctgtctggtgAGGACTGTGCCGTGATGGTGTGGCACGACGGCGGCCGGTGGAGTGATGTGCCCTGTAATTACCATCTGTCCTACACCTGCAAGAGGTCCAGCT CTTCCTGCGGCGACCCTCCCGAGGTTCCACACGCCCGGTTATTTGGCACAAGGATGCAACATTATGAGATCAACACCCGGGTGCGCTACTACTGCATGGACGGTTTCCAGCAAAAACTGGACCCTGTGATCCGCTGCTTACCTGGGGGTCAGTGGGAGGAGCCACAGGTCACCTGCATCCCAG TGTCTCCCAGCCCGGAGCATAGCCTCTCGCCgacttcctcttcacctcctggcCCTCACCAGATCCCAGAGGAAGCGGCTGACTTGTTCAGGATCATCGACCAATAG